A stretch of DNA from Rheinheimera sp. MMS21-TC3:
ACTTCTCGTACTTTAAACACGTTAATACCAAATAACTGTTTACCGTGTAAACGAAATAATAATAACTCTAAGCGATTATTGCCCACTAGGTTAGTACGTTGATTAACCGAGCTCATCATGTTGCTCATAGCTAAATACCTTTAAATCAACTTAATTATACAAACAGATTACCAGAGCAAAGCCTAAAAGGAGATAAATAATCTAGTTTAATTTTTAATACACATAGTTAGATAGTTATAACTATAGTCTATTTATTGGGCGTCAGGCTGTGCTTCAGGTGCAGCTAACTTGAAAGCTTCTAGTTGCTGACAATGTTCAACAATAGCGTTAATACGTGGGTATGGCACCATGTCCAAACCAAATCGTTTAGCATTATAGACTTGAGGCACTAAACAGATATCAGCCATAGTTACCTCATCACCAACACAAAACTGACCAGCACAAGTTGCTAAACGTTGCTCAAAACCACTAAAACCTACTTCTAACCAATGAATGATCCAAGCGTGCTTTTGTTCATCAGACAATGCCAGAGGCCCAGTTAGGTATTGTAATACCCTTAGGTTATTTAATGGGTGAATATCACAAGCTATATCTAGCGCTAAAGCACGAGCCTGAGCTTTAGCAGCAGCATCTGTAGGTAATACTCTTGGCTCTGGGTACTTTTGCTCTAAATACTCAATAATGGCTAAGGACTGATTTAAGCTAAGGTCATTATCCAACAAAGTAGGCACTAATTCAGCTGGGTTTAGGGCTTTATAGTCCACACTATGTTGTTCACCACCATTTTTAACAAGATGAACTGGTATATTGTCATAGCTAAGCTGTTTTAAATTTAAAGCTATACGTACTCGATATGCTGCAGATGAACGCCAATAACCGTAGAGTTTCATGTTAATGCCTCTTTATTGAAAATTTATTAAATCCAGTTTACCAGAAATAATCCATAAAAAAGCTGTCTAAAAGACAGCTTTTTTAAATGGCGCCTTAGCGCATACTAGCTTATTTTTAAATTATTTTGCTTGGTACTGAACCACTTTTTGGTCAATAGCACCAAAAACACTTTCACCTTGCTCATTTAACATTTCGATGCGAATCGTATCACCAAACTTCATAAACTCAGTACTAGGCTTACCATCACGAATAGTTTCAATCATGCGAATTTCTGCAATACAACTGTAGCCTACACCACCTTCAGTTACGGCTGTACCAAATTCAGTCCCCTGTTTATTAGATACTGTACCTGAGCCAATAATAGCACCGGCACTTAAGTTGCGAGTCTTAGCCGCATGAGCGACTAATTGACCAAAATCAAAAGTCATATCAATGCCTGCATTTGGCTTACCAAATAGTGCATTGTTATAAGTTGATAGTAACGGCAAGTGAACCTTACCATCTTGCCACTTATCACCTAGCTCGTCTGGCGTAACCGCTACTGGGCTAAAGCTTGAAGCAGGTTTGGAGTGAAAAAAGCCAAAACCTTTACCTAGTTCATTCGGGATCAAACCACGTAAAGATACATCGTTCACTAGCATTAATAAACGAACTTTACTTAATCCTACCTCGGCCGAGCATGCCATAGGCACATCGTCGGTAATAACGGCAACTTCACCTTCAAAGTCAATACCGTAGCTTTCACTTTCAATTAAGATATCATCAGCTGGGCCAATAAAGTCATCTGAACCACCTTGATACATTAGCGGATCGGTCCAAAAACTTGGTGGCATTTCTGCATTACGCGCCTTACGCACTAATTCTACATGGTTTACGTAGGCACTACCGTCAGCCCATTGATAAGCACGTGGCAATGGCGACTCACAATCAGCCGCATTAAAGGCTTGGCTATTAGTAACCGAGCCTTGATTTAGTGCTTGATAAACTGCTTCTGCTTTTGGCGCTAATTCAGTCCAATTGTCGATTAACTGCTGCATAGTGTTAGCTACATCTGGTATAGCTACACAGCGTGTTAAATCACGACTAACTACCACTAAGCAGCCATCGCGACTGCCATTTTTTACACTCGCTAATTTCATTCTAATTCCTTAAGTAAAGGTTTATCCTTTAGCCTTCCAGCTATTGATGTACTCTGGATCTTCAGTCGCCAGTGCAGCATCTGACATTTCCAGTGCATCTCGCGTATCCAACATCACGGCTACTTCATCGGTAAACTTTTTCTTATATTGCTGAGCTGCAGCAAACGCCTTAGGATGCGGGCCATGGGTAAAGCCAGCTGGGTGAAAACTTACCATGCCTTTATCAATATTATCTCGGCTAAAGAAGTCACCCGCATGATAAAATAGCACTTCATCATAATCATCATTATTATGATAAAAAGGTACTTTTAACGCACCAGGATCACTTTCTATTGGCCTTGGCACAAAGGTACAAACTACAAAACGTTGGGCAACAAAAGTAGTATGGGCAGAAGGCGGTAAATGATAGCGATGGCTCATTAACGGTCTAATATCGCGCCAGTTAATACGCATCACCGATAAATCACCATGCCAGCCAATTGCATCTAACGGGTTATATGGATAAGTAATAGTTGATACTTGACCGTGCCGTTTCATGTCTACTTGCCAGGTTTTTTCACTATATTGGGCTTTAAACTCAGCATTTATTTTGGGCGTATCCAGCATAGCTGGGTCAAAAATAGCATGATTCCCTACTAAGCCTTTTTCTGGTAATTGGTAGCTATCATTAGTAGCCTCAATTAACAGTATAAACATTGGCTCTTTAGGCTCTAAGCGCCACATGGTTGACCTTGGGATTACAATATAGTCACCATCTCGTACGCTTAAATGGCCATAATCGCAGTATAAATCAGCACTACCTTCATGGATAAACAACAAATCATCACCATCAGCATTGCGCACTAATTTGGTCATAGCTTGATCTAAACGCCAGATGCGCATTTTGACATGAGCATTTGATAACAAATTAGGCACTGCCCAAGGCGAGCTAGTTTGGTTGTTATTTACATTATTAAAGTTAAACAAATGCGGCCGTAACGGCCCTTCCCAATCAACCCAGCCTGTTGGTGCATGTTGGTGATGAAAGTGCGTTGCTGGACCAAAGAAGCCACTACGACCGGCTTCCCGCTCGTAGATAGCTTGCTCTGGAAAATCAGCATGTGCTTGTCTTGAAACATCACCTTCCTTTAACGGAAAAGATGCCCATTTACGCATTTGATATTACTCCACGCTTAATTTGGTCTTCTTCAATAGACTCAAATAACGCTTTAAAGTTGCCTTCACCAAAGCCTTCGTTACCTTTGCGCTGAATGATTTCAAAGAAAACGGGGCCAATAACTGTCTGAGTGAAAATTTGCAATAAAATACCATCTTTCATTGGTGCGCCATCGATCAGTATCTTTAACTCACGTAACTGATCTACATCTTCAGTATGGCCTTCTACACGCTCGTTTACTTTGTCGAAGTAAGTATCTGGTGTTGACATAAAGTCCATACCACGCTCACGTAAAGTGCGTACTGTCTGATAAATATCCTCAGTGCTAAGCGCAATATGCTGAATACCTTCACCTTTATATTCGCGAATAAACTCTTCAATTTGTGATTTATCATCTGAAGATTCATTAATTGGAATACGAATTTTACCACAAGGTGCTGTCATAGCTTTTGATACTAAACCTGTTAACTTACCTTCAATATCAAAATAACGAATTTCGCGGAAGTTACCGATATTCTCATAGAAGCCTGCCCAAACTGCCATATTACCGCGCATAACGTTATGCGTTAAATGATCTAGCACTTCTAAGCCAGCGCTGTGTTCGGTCATTTTGGCGTGCCAGTTATCATAAAACTTAAAGTCGATGTCATACACTGAGTTTGCACCGTAGCGGTCAACAAAATATAACAAGCTACTGCCAATACCGTAAACCGCAGGAATATTCAGCTCCATAGGGCCAACTTGGTTTTTATATTCTTTTGCACCATTAGCAACTGCATGTTGCAACGCCTTAGCGGCATCTTCTACCCTGAAGGCCATGGCACAAACACTTGGGCCATGCTTAGCAGCAAAGCTTTCTGATTGTGAGTTTGGTTCAGCATTAATAATAAAGTTAATATCACCTTGTTTATATAGCCAAGCTTGCTTAGAACGATGCTGAGCAACTTCAGTAAAACCAAGTGAGAAGAATAGTTTTTTAAGGTTTTCAATGCCTTGATTATCTGCAGCTGTATATTCCACAAATTCAAAACCATCGGTACCTAAAGGATTAATGTTAGTAGTCATGTTTATATTTCCTGTTATGTTTCTGTTTCCTCTATCATGCGCTAGCAAAATTAAAAAGGAAGCCATCAGCCTCACGCAGGTTTTAGCAGCATTAAGCAAAAAACCCGTAAACATATGATTACAGATAGAGTTTTTATGCAAATTCAACTAAAAAGAAGCCAATAAATGACTTTATTGGCTTTTACGCAGTACAGTTAAGTAAACAGATCGCAATTAAATCTTTACACTCTTGCGATTAATACCATAATCGCGCAGTTTATTGGCGACCGCAGTATGGCTAAGCCCCAACTTTTTAGCTAACTGTCGTGAACTTGGGTAAGCAGGAAATAACTTGCGCAATAGATTGGCTTCAAAGCGCTTTACTGCTTCATCTAAGGTGCCATCAAAATCTTGCTCTAAATAACCATAATCATTGTTATAGCTTGGCAACTGTAGATGTTCGACATCTAATTCAACATCATCCAATAACGTTATGGCGCGATACAGCGCATTCTCTAATTGCCTAACATTGCCAGGCCATGGATAAGTTTGCAAAAATTGACCACAGTCACTCGTTAAATGCGGCACTTTACGACCAAGTCTTGCGGCTAATCGCGCGATAAAAAACTCTGCTAATGGAATAACATCTTGTTTTCTTTCTCTAAGCGGCGGCAAGGTTAAGCTAAGTACATTTAAACGATAATATAAGTCTTCGCGAAATTTACCTTCTTGCACCATAGTCGGTAAGTCTTTTTTGGTAGTACAGATAACGCGAACATCTACTTTAACTTCATTTTCATCAGCAACACGCCTAAAACTGCCATCTTGCAAAAAGCGGATCAGTTTTATTTGTAATTGCGAAGACATCTCGCCAACTTCATCTAAAAATACCGTACCACCATTAGCTTGTTCAAAAATACCTTTTTTGGCTTCTGTAGTACCTGGGAATGCATTAGCGCCATAACCAAACAGCTCTGACTCTGCTACATTATCAGGCAATGAAGCGCAATTTAAAGCTAAAAAAGGTTTGTTTATCCGACTGCTAGCAGCATGACAAGCACGAGCTAGCAACTCTTTACCGGTACCGGTTTCACCCATTATTAATATAGGCGCATCTAGCTGTGCCATTTTTTTCGCTTCACGCACCACTTTACGCATTACATTACTATGAGCCTGCAAGGTGTTAAAGCTTTCTTGGTCACCCTTATTAAAAGCAACCATATGCAAACCTAATCGGCTTTCCGATTTAAGGTTAATAACAGCACCGGCTAAAATTTCATTGGCAGAATCGCTGGGCACCATAACAGGCAACACATCGGCGACAAATCGTTTGCCATGTATTTCTATGCGCCGTGTTTGCGCTAAAACATCATCACTTTCTAACCAACGCTGAAAATTAAAGCCTTTAACCATGCTTTGTAACGATTGGCCTTTTATCTCTGCCCGACTAACCGATAAAGCCTCTAAAGCTGCATCGTTTATTACAGTAACATTTGCTTTAACATCTATAGCAATAAGGCCATCTGGTAAGGTTTTTAAAACGGTAGTTAACTCGTTTCTCTCTCGCTCCGATGGCAAGAAAGCCATGGTTTTAACATCATCTATCCCTTCTATACGGCGTATTTTTGCCATTAACTCCTGAAACTTCTCAAAGTTAACCGTTGGGAAAGAGACATACATTCGATTTAATTCTGGATCGACTTCAATTCCTCGTAAATCTAATTGGTAACCAACCAACACATTTAGGACCTCTTGCGCTAATCCCAGTCTATTTTGACATTGAATTTCTAAACGCATTTTTAGCCTAACCTCCAGCCAATAGTAATAACTGACTATAATACGGCATTTTTAGCAAACTAGACTAATTATATTGTAAAGAATTATGAACAAGAGTAGCGAGGAGACTAGATAAGCAAAGTAGTAGCCGGCTACTACTTTGCTGTTGTGGCAGGTTAGCCTTTACAGTAAAGCATCGGTTTTTGCTGCACAAATAAAGTCATTTTTATGCAAGCCTTTGATAGAATGTGACCACCAAGTTACTTTTAACTTGCCCCACTCTAACAACAGTGCCGGATGATGGCCTTCGGCTTCGGCCATTTCAGCCACTTTATTATGAAAAGCCCAAGCAAGCTTAAAGTTTTTAAATTTGTATTCACGCTCTAATTGTAAAATTCCATTATGCGTTACTGGCGTCCAATCTGGTATTTGTCGCATTAACTCTGGTAGTTCTGCATCTGATACCTTGGGTGCATCAGCATGACAAGCTTCGCATTTCATTTTATTTAATTCAGACATAGTAAAGTTTCCTAACTTATTTTTTGTTTGGGCGGAAATTTAGCTGGGTGTAACCCCAGTTTTTTGGCTTGTTCAACTAGGGCCATCATATCTAAACTACCGATTTCAAATAACTGTTCAATTTTTTCAATCATAAAGTATATAGGTTGAATAATATCAATACGATAAGGCGTTCTTAATACATCTATCGGCTCAAGCGGTTTACGCTCAGGCACATCAGATTCTAAGGCGTAAATGGTTTCAGCTGGTGAGGATAAAATACCGCCGCCATAAATACGCAGCCCTTCTGGTGTATTTAATAATCCAAACTCAATGGTAAACCAATATAAGCGCGCTAAATAAACACGATCTTCTTTGCTAGCAGCTAAGCCTAGTTTGCCATATATATGAGTAAACTCAGCAAAGGCTGGGTTAGTTAACATGGCGCAATGGCCAAAAATTTCATGAAAGATATCCGGCTCTTGTAAATAATCAAACTCTTCACGAGAGCGTATAAAAGTAGCGACTGGAAAGCGTTTATTCGCTAACAATTGAAAGAACTTGTCAAAACTGATTAAAGCTGGAACTTCTGCACACTCCCAGCCGGTACATTCACGCAGCACACTGCTGACTTCTTCTAATTGTGGGATCCGATCTGTTGGCAGATTTAGTTTGGTTAAGCCGTGCATAAACTCATTACAGGCCTTGCCTTCTATTACGCCTAATTGACGAGTAATTAGCTCGTGCCATATTTGGTTTTCTTCATCTGACCAAGCAATAATGCCATTTTCATCAGATTGTCTTGATACATAATTAGTCATAACTACCTGTTGCACAATTTATAAAAACACCAATATTTTGCTATGCCCGCTTATCATTATCGCTCGCTTGCGGTTAGCTGCTTGTGCTCGATACTAGTCGATAGTGCGCTAAGAGTTAATGACAACTGCGCGAATAGCGCTGTAAAGTTATCTATAGCTACGTAAAGAAAAAGATACAGGCTATCGCTAGCAGCTACTTTTATTGGTGTTGCTGCATTTTTTGTAATGCTTGCTCTAAATCAGCAATTAAGTCATCTGCGTGTTCTAAGCCCACAGAGATCCGAATCAAACCATCACTAATGCCCGCCATCTGACGTTCTTCGGCAGTGTATGGGCTATGAGTCATAGAGGCAGGATGCTGTATAAGTGATTCCGCATCACCCAAGCTAACAGCTAAGCTAAATAGTTGACATTGATTGATAAAATATCGGCCTTGTTCAAGGTTAGCTTTTAATTCAAATGCTACCACACCACCGGCGGCTTTCATTTGCGAACCTATGAACTTATGCCCGGAATGCGATGCTAAACCTGGATAAAATACTTCTGCTATAGCAGGATGTGCCTCTAAGTATTCAGCCACTTTTTGTGCATTACTACAATGCCGCTCCATCCTAACCGATAAAGTTTTTAAACCACGAATAATTAACCAGGCATCATGCGGGCTGATAGTGGCGCCCATATCTTTTAAGGTGGTCATTTTGATGGTATGAATTGTTTCTTTATCCGAAACTATTAACCCTGCTACAACATCACCATGGCCATTTAAATATTTAGTAGCACTATGGATAATAATATCAATACCGAATTTTGCTGGCTGCTGCAGTAAAGGTGTCATAAAGGTATTATCAACAACTGAAATTAAATCATGCTGCTGACAAAATTGTCCAATAAAGTTTAAATCTAATACTACCATGTTAGGGTTAATCGGGGTTTCGGCAAATAACATTTTGGTGTTAGGTTGTAAGGCTGCTGCAACCGCCGCATGGTCTGTCATATCAACAAAACTAACTTCGATACCGTAACGAGCAAACATATGATTAAAAAGAGCAAAGCTGCAGCCATATATAGCTTTACTAGCAATTAAGTGATCTCCATGCTGTAAAAATGCCATGGTACTTGCAGCAACTGCGCCCATACCAGTAGCTGTAGCAGCGGCATCTGCCATGCCCTCTAAAGCGGCTATTTTCAGCTCTAGCTCGCGTGTGGTTGGATTACCTAATCGGGTATATATATAACCTTCTTCTTCACCAGAAAACCGAGCGGCCCCTTGCTCTGCACTATCGAATATAAAAGTAGAACTTTGACATAAAGGCGTAACTAAAGCGCCATGCTCATTCTTCATTTTACCGGCATGGATACATAGTGTTTCTAAATTTTTAATTTCATTTGACATAAACCGCACTCCTTTTTAAGGATAATAGATGCAGTATAGATAGCAGAACAAAATATTTTTGGAAGCATGCCAGACATCTTGCTATCCGGTATCAGTAAATTAACAATTAAACTGTCGTATCGGCTGTTTTAGTTTTTAAACGGCTAGTTAGGCTACTAGCAAGTTTAGCTATACTCACCTTGCTAGCCATAGTGCTAGGTAGAGGTCGCAGCTGTTGCTGAGCCAGATTACCTATCCTTGCCACCAGTAAACCAGCGATTAAACCTTGGCCAGCGCGTAAAGAAAGCTTTGCAGTTAGCTCACTACTTAGCACATCGGCTGCCATATCTAATGCGATTTCAGAGCCTCCGGCCCAGAGCAAAGCGGCAAATAACTGCTTTAACAGTACTAAACTACGCAACTGACCTATAGCACCACCATAGAGTTGAGCTAGTTCTCTTAATAAACGGCTACTGCGCCATAACACCATTATCATATCAGCTAAAGCAAAAGGACTTATGGCTACGGCAAAACTGGTGTCGGTTGCGGCACGATAAATTCTTTGCTGGGCTTGTTTATCAAGCTCAGCTAGCACTATTTGCTCAAATAATGCAAGTTGTTCATTATCGCTATGTTCATCACGTCTTGCTTGTTGCCATAATTCTGTCGCGTTAATTATTACCGCTGAATTAGGTAAACTTTTTACAACTGCTTGGCATAAAGCATTAGCTTCACCAAATTGTACATTGGCATTAATTCGCTTAGCGTCATCCTGCCATTGCTTGTTACGCGCTAAACGTCGCCACAGCAGCACCTCACGCCATAACAAAGTTGTAAATAAAACCAATAAAACCATACTGGTAAGGGTTAAAAACACGGCTTTAGTCATATTATGTTGCCAAGCTTGCTGCAACATATCGACCCACTGCCATAAAGCAGCAATAACAACTAACAATAAACTGGCTTTAGCTAAACGCCACCACCACTTATGCGGTGACTTTAACACTGTCGCCACCGACTCTTCTTCAGTTACCACAAAATTATCTTCTGTATAATGCTGTATCGCTTTAAATTCAGTTGTTTTACTGGCTGAAGATGTGGCATCTGCACTGTTAGGTGTCAAAACTGTAGAGTCAAAATATTGTGCTGACTTTAATTCATTCATTCTAGTTTATCTCCAAGCATAAACTGTAATACATGATCCATTCTGACATGGGGTAAAGGCTGATGCTCGGCCCACTGAATGGGTTCTAGTGCTAAAAACTCAAATTTATGCTGTGTAAAAAAATCTGCACTAGGTATTGTTGCAGGTACTTCACCTGGAAAGTAAGTTACATTTTTTTGTTGCAAAGTTTTACCACGAATGCAAGGTTGGGCTAACCCTTCTACTTGCACATAACCACTAGTACTAGCACGAATAGCAGCAATGGCCATAACCTCAGTTACAGCGGCTTGATAGTGGCTTAACTTTAATGGTTGATACAGTAATTGCTGCAATAACAAACTTAATGCTTTGTGTTGCTCTGGTGTAGCATGATCCGATTTACTAGCAGCAAACAATACCTTGCTAATTTTCGGTTTAAAAAGTCGAGCCAATAAGCTTGAAGGGCCATAGTGAAAGCTTTTTAAAATAAGTTGTAATGCTTGTTGTAACTCTTGTATAGCTGCATAACCACTATTTAAAACCGTTAAACAATCCACCAAAATAATTTGTCGATCTAGGCTGACAAAGTGCTGCTGATAAAATGGCTCTATAACGTTTTTACAGTAGCTTTTATAATGTTGCGCCAGCTTTTTAGCTAATACTGTATTGGCAGAAGCTTGCTCAGGTAATAACGGGAACAACTGCAACATAGGAGCCCCTGCTAGCTCACCCGGCACCAGTAAGCGTCCTGGCTGATTTAAATAAGCCCCTGGCGTATCGTGAAACTGCTGTAATAAGACTTTATAGTTATCGGTCGTATTTTGTAGCGATAATTCAGTCCCATCTTGCTGGTTTAAAGTCAGTAAGTGTTGCTCAAAATCCTTTGCTATTGCTTGGCGATGGGGTTGACGAAATAAGCGCCAGCTAAATTCACACCATTGCTGGTAATCCATATTTAGTAATGGCAAATCCAATAGCCATTCACCTGGATAATCAACTATATTAAGTGCTAGCTCGCTACGCGACTGCAGCTTAGCTCTTAAACCTGCAGCAGGCTTGTAGCGCAAGGTCAAACTTAATTGGCTCCAACCGCGAGTAGAAGGTGGCCAAGTTGGCGGTTTCTGCTGTAAATACTGTAGATTTTGTTCAATTGGAAAACGGGGTACAGATAAAACTTGCTGCTGATTTACCTGCCCACCTAAATAACGCTTTTCTCGCACTACTGCAAAAAACGGCAAATGTGCGGGTTGATCACCATGCGTAAGCTGATGCACTAATGAAGTAATAAAAGCTGTTTTGCCAGAACCACTTAATCCGGTTACGCCTAGTCGCAAGTGCCTATCTAATGTGCGTTGGCTAAACTCGCGACCTTGCTGGCGAATCTTCTGATATAAGCTCATTTACTGCCTTTAAGTTATTTACATCGAAATGTAATTATAAATTATTAAACTCTTTGTTTAACTGAAACTTCCTTGACGTTACATGACGCTCTATATCTCTTAATCTTAACTCAATTTCATTAAATTGATGATTTAAATGGCTAAGTGCTTGCTTGGGTGCTTCTCCCCGCTGCCAGACTCGGGTTTTTATTTCAACCTGCCGCTCCTTAAAACTGGCTTGGCTACTAGCACCGTCTTTGCCCTGCCTAGCTTGGGCATTTGACTTTTTTTCTAGCACCACCCAGCCAGCTATATACAACATAAAAACTAAGCCACTTCCTAAGAATAGTCCTGATAAGGTTATTATCCTAACCAGCCAGACTTCCCAGCCAAAATAATCGGCAATGCCTGCACAGACACCTGCTATTTTAGCATTAGCGTCGTCTCTAAATAATTCACCTCTTATTTTAGTCATATTGGTTTCTCCAATTAGGACTATCAGAATCTAATATAGCTTCAAGTGTATCAATTCGATCAGCCATTTTCTCGGCACGTAACGCTAACTCATTTAATTGCTGCAGTTCTTGATCGGACAAACCTTGACCTAATTTATTTTTACTTCGATAGTGCATTATCACCCAAATAGGCGCGACAAAAATCATAAACAAAATAAACGGCACGCCAATAAACTCTAAACCACCCATGTTTTCTCCCCAACGCCTGAAAATCAGGCGTCTTTATCTTGTTGATTAACTTTAGCTTTCAGTGCAGCCAGTTCATTATCAATTTTGTCTTGCGCAGCTAGCTCTGCAAACTCATCTTTTAAGCTTTTCTTACCTAGATCATAAGATTCAACTTGAGCTTCTAAACTATCAATTTTTTGCTCATAGCGCTCAAATTTATACATAGCATCATTAATGCGGTTGCTATCGAGTGTTTTCTTAACTTCTAACCGAGAAGTTACTGTACTTTGGCGCATTAACATCGCTTTTTGTCTTGCCTTAGCGTCAGCTAACTTCTCTTGCAGTTGCGCCACTTCGCTTTGCAGCTTAGCAATGTGCTCGTCTAAATTAGCAATATCTGCCGACACTAACTCTGCTTTATCCGCAGATTTTTGGCGCTCAATTAAAGCTGCACGAGCTAAATCTTCGCGATCTTTACTTAAAGCTAATTCCGCTTTTGCTTGCCAATCTGTTACTTCTTCTTGTAAGCGATTAATTAAACGTTGTAGTTCTTTTTTCTCGGCTATGGTCTTTGCAGAAGAAGAGCGCACTTCTACTAGCGTATCTTCCATTTCTTGAATAATTAAACGCACCATTTTTTCTGGATCTTCGGCTTTATCCAATAATGCATTAATATTCGAGTTAATAATGTCAGAGAATCTTGAAAATATACCCATTGTATTTACCTCTACATATAATCTTAAGTACCTTGTTAGTACCACTAAGCTTATTCAGTTTTCTTGCCAACTTTTCATATATCAATAAACCACTGAATTAATTAGTTTTTTATTTATTTCCTCACAATGCTTTTGCTTAGCGCAATAATGAAATACACTACTAATTAGTGAATTTAACTAACAAATAGTAGCCAATGAATAGAAAATTTAAACAAGATAATTTACTTGGTCAGTCTAATAGTTTTTTAAACGTACTGGATCAAGTGTCGCAAGTTGCCCCTTTAACTAAGCCAGTATTGATAATTGGTGAACGTGGTACGGGTAAAGAGCTGATTGCTGCACGTTTGCACTTTTTATCGCAGCGCTGGGATCAAAATTATTTAACTTTAAATTGTGCGGCATTAAATGAAAACCTATTAGAGTCTGAGTTATTTGGCCATGAATCTGGCGCCTTTACCGGTGCTAGCAAGCGTCATGAAGGCCGGTTTGAACGCGCTAATGGTGGCACTTTATTTTTAGATGAGTTAGCAAACACACCTAGCTTGGTTCAAGAAAAACTACTAAGAGTCATTGAGTATGGTGAGTTTGAGCGTGTTGGGGGTAGCCGTTCAATAAAAACCGATGTTCGCTTAGTCTGCGCTACTAATGAAGACTTACCCTTACTAGCCGAACAAGGTCGGTTCCGTGCCGACTTACTGGATAGATTAGCCTTTGATGTTATTACCCTACCGCCTTTGCGTGAACGAACAGAAGATATTATGCATTTAGCCGAGCACTTTGCGATTAATATGGCTCGTGAATTAGGTTTTGAATTATTTAGCGGCTTTACCGAAAAGGCAAAGCGCTGCTTAATGGAACACGATTGGCCGGGTAATGTT
This window harbors:
- a CDS encoding trans-sulfuration enzyme family protein, with translation MSNEIKNLETLCIHAGKMKNEHGALVTPLCQSSTFIFDSAEQGAARFSGEEEGYIYTRLGNPTTRELELKIAALEGMADAAATATGMGAVAASTMAFLQHGDHLIASKAIYGCSFALFNHMFARYGIEVSFVDMTDHAAVAAALQPNTKMLFAETPINPNMVVLDLNFIGQFCQQHDLISVVDNTFMTPLLQQPAKFGIDIIIHSATKYLNGHGDVVAGLIVSDKETIHTIKMTTLKDMGATISPHDAWLIIRGLKTLSVRMERHCSNAQKVAEYLEAHPAIAEVFYPGLASHSGHKFIGSQMKAAGGVVAFELKANLEQGRYFINQCQLFSLAVSLGDAESLIQHPASMTHSPYTAEERQMAGISDGLIRISVGLEHADDLIADLEQALQKMQQHQ
- the pspA gene encoding phage shock protein PspA yields the protein MGIFSRFSDIINSNINALLDKAEDPEKMVRLIIQEMEDTLVEVRSSSAKTIAEKKELQRLINRLQEEVTDWQAKAELALSKDREDLARAALIERQKSADKAELVSADIANLDEHIAKLQSEVAQLQEKLADAKARQKAMLMRQSTVTSRLEVKKTLDSNRINDAMYKFERYEQKIDSLEAQVESYDLGKKSLKDEFAELAAQDKIDNELAALKAKVNQQDKDA
- a CDS encoding TIGR01620 family protein, whose amino-acid sequence is MNELKSAQYFDSTVLTPNSADATSSASKTTEFKAIQHYTEDNFVVTEEESVATVLKSPHKWWWRLAKASLLLVVIAALWQWVDMLQQAWQHNMTKAVFLTLTSMVLLVLFTTLLWREVLLWRRLARNKQWQDDAKRINANVQFGEANALCQAVVKSLPNSAVIINATELWQQARRDEHSDNEQLALFEQIVLAELDKQAQQRIYRAATDTSFAVAISPFALADMIMVLWRSSRLLRELAQLYGGAIGQLRSLVLLKQLFAALLWAGGSEIALDMAADVLSSELTAKLSLRAGQGLIAGLLVARIGNLAQQQLRPLPSTMASKVSIAKLASSLTSRLKTKTADTTV
- the pspB gene encoding envelope stress response membrane protein PspB, whose amino-acid sequence is MGGLEFIGVPFILFMIFVAPIWVIMHYRSKNKLGQGLSDQELQQLNELALRAEKMADRIDTLEAILDSDSPNWRNQYD
- the pspF gene encoding phage shock protein operon transcriptional activator, yielding MNRKFKQDNLLGQSNSFLNVLDQVSQVAPLTKPVLIIGERGTGKELIAARLHFLSQRWDQNYLTLNCAALNENLLESELFGHESGAFTGASKRHEGRFERANGGTLFLDELANTPSLVQEKLLRVIEYGEFERVGGSRSIKTDVRLVCATNEDLPLLAEQGRFRADLLDRLAFDVITLPPLRERTEDIMHLAEHFAINMARELGFELFSGFTEKAKRCLMEHDWPGNVRELKNVVERSVYRTNNAYVPIHNIQLDPFDSPYRPKSRLSVNQDLSQQAPNRNNEVDNSSTLASSQMTTAPKVDFNHNQDFKTLSQDYEISLIKQALAASQYNQKKTAEMLNLTYHQLRGYMKKYQLLESQQT
- a CDS encoding YcjX family protein, with the translated sequence MSLYQKIRQQGREFSQRTLDRHLRLGVTGLSGSGKTAFITSLVHQLTHGDQPAHLPFFAVVREKRYLGGQVNQQQVLSVPRFPIEQNLQYLQQKPPTWPPSTRGWSQLSLTLRYKPAAGLRAKLQSRSELALNIVDYPGEWLLDLPLLNMDYQQWCEFSWRLFRQPHRQAIAKDFEQHLLTLNQQDGTELSLQNTTDNYKVLLQQFHDTPGAYLNQPGRLLVPGELAGAPMLQLFPLLPEQASANTVLAKKLAQHYKSYCKNVIEPFYQQHFVSLDRQIILVDCLTVLNSGYAAIQELQQALQLILKSFHYGPSSLLARLFKPKISKVLFAASKSDHATPEQHKALSLLLQQLLYQPLKLSHYQAAVTEVMAIAAIRASTSGYVQVEGLAQPCIRGKTLQQKNVTYFPGEVPATIPSADFFTQHKFEFLALEPIQWAEHQPLPHVRMDHVLQFMLGDKLE
- the pspC gene encoding envelope stress response membrane protein PspC, which codes for MTKIRGELFRDDANAKIAGVCAGIADYFGWEVWLVRIITLSGLFLGSGLVFMLYIAGWVVLEKKSNAQARQGKDGASSQASFKERQVEIKTRVWQRGEAPKQALSHLNHQFNEIELRLRDIERHVTSRKFQLNKEFNNL